One genomic region from Helicobacter ibis encodes:
- a CDS encoding sulfite exporter TauE/SafE family protein — protein sequence MNELISVFIIALLGSAGHCIGMCGGIVLAYSSKLESNKIIYHLSYNLGRVSMYVALGIVVGFIGSMFSLNIFFKSSLFVLAGICMILAGLSLFGKISFFKKLEYNIQNTRWYKSIFQKYLQIQSVSGIFILGMLNGLLPCGFVYAFLFKAASSGSILSGALIMLSFGLGTIFALFLFGVISRSILDKNEIRKLFLNLASIAIIIFGVLMVYRGIMIFGGGNVSHGNHGMHIMDANATKPMHMH from the coding sequence ATGAATGAACTAATTAGTGTTTTTATTATTGCACTACTTGGGAGTGCAGGGCATTGTATTGGAATGTGTGGAGGCATAGTTCTAGCATATAGCTCAAAACTAGAATCTAATAAAATTATCTATCATCTAAGCTATAACTTAGGTAGAGTTAGCATGTATGTAGCACTTGGGATTGTAGTTGGGTTTATTGGTAGTATGTTTTCTTTAAATATATTTTTTAAATCTAGCTTATTTGTTTTAGCTGGTATATGTATGATTCTTGCTGGATTATCTTTATTTGGGAAAATATCATTTTTTAAAAAGCTAGAATATAACATACAAAATACTAGATGGTATAAGTCAATATTTCAAAAATATTTACAGATTCAAAGTGTAAGTGGAATCTTTATTCTTGGTATGTTAAATGGATTGCTTCCTTGTGGTTTTGTATATGCGTTTTTATTTAAGGCAGCTAGCAGTGGAAGCATATTGAGTGGTGCTTTAATTATGCTTTCTTTTGGGCTTGGGACTATCTTTGCGTTGTTTTTGTTTGGTGTTATTTCTAGGTCTATTTTGGATAAAAATGAAATTAGAAAATTATTCTTAAATCTAGCCTCTATTGCTATTATTATTTTTGGTGTGCTTATGGTTTATAGAGGGATTATGATTTTTGGCGGAGGAAATGTAAGTCATGGTAATCATGGTATGCACATAATGGATGCTAATGCTACTAAGCCAATGCACATGCACTAG